The window GTGCGCCGGAAGGGGGAACGGCGCTGTGCCTCGCCCATCCGCCCTACTCCCCGTGATCGCGCCAGCGGTAACCGAAGCCGGGATAGTTCTCGATGGCCTCGAAGGCGGAATCGATGTCGCGGAACTTCTGGCGGATGCGCTTGATGAAGGTGCGGACGTTCTGGCGATAGCCGTCGGGGCCCTGGCCGGCGGTAAAGCCCTCGCCGCGCACCAGGTCGTAGATGTCGCGATAGCGCACGTCGCGGCCAGCCCGCCCGGCCATCAGGGCGACGATGCGGAACTCGCTGACGGTCAGCGGCACCTCGGTGTCCTGCCAGAGGGCGCGATGCGATCCGCGGTGCAGCGTCAACGGCCCGACACGCGTCGCATCGGCGTCGCCCACGACCTCTTCGGCGGGCTGGGCGCGCTGCTTGGAGCCGGCGACGATCAGCTCGATGCGCCGTTTCAGGATGGCGAAGCTGCGCGACTTCTCGATGAAGTCGACGGCGCCCCCCAGAAGGGCCGCCTCCTCGTAAATCTGTTCGGTCAACACGGTCAGGAAGATCACCGGAACGGCCAGCGGCGCCTCGCGCAGGTGACGCAGCACCTCGATGCCGTTCATTCCCGGCATCTTCCAGTCGAGCAGCACCAGGTCGGCGTCGGCGTCGTCGTTCAGGGCCTCAAGCGCACTCGGGCCATCGGCGAAGGTGCGCACCTCATAGCCGGCATCGAGCAGGTTCTGGGCAACCGACTCGCGGAACAGATCGTCGTCGTCGATGACGACGATGCACGCCTTCACATCGTCCTCTCCGTCGTTCATCGGCGGCGGTCCATGATCTGCTTCAGGCAAATATTCAGCGCCGGGTCGCCCTTGACGCCGTCCGT of the Shumkonia mesophila genome contains:
- a CDS encoding response regulator transcription factor yields the protein MNDGEDDVKACIVVIDDDDLFRESVAQNLLDAGYEVRTFADGPSALEALNDDADADLVLLDWKMPGMNGIEVLRHLREAPLAVPVIFLTVLTEQIYEEAALLGGAVDFIEKSRSFAILKRRIELIVAGSKQRAQPAEEVVGDADATRVGPLTLHRGSHRALWQDTEVPLTVSEFRIVALMAGRAGRDVRYRDIYDLVRGEGFTAGQGPDGYRQNVRTFIKRIRQKFRDIDSAFEAIENYPGFGYRWRDHGE